From Citricoccus sp. SGAir0253, a single genomic window includes:
- a CDS encoding AI-2E family transporter: protein MSTTPHPPRTTPPNPWSDPLGRAGARAGQTLLIAAVAVGLIWLLLRVSVVLVAVLVALILAAAVAPLVRRLVDRGWSHLLATLTAFLGILVLLGALLTGVVFAVRSEWDTLVDSAVEGWGQLQTWLTSGPLPIDEQELSTATQQVTDFVTSGNFARGLASNTLTGLSAATTFLTGLVLMIVVLFFLLKDGWKFTNFTLRWFRDGTRAKLAESIDRSSQVLGGYVRGTATVAAVDAVLIGLGLFIVGVPLALPLALVVFIGAFIPVVGATAAGILAALVALVANGPVAALVVVGIVVLVNQVEGNFLQPVVMGRTLSLHALVVLLALTVGTIAGGIFGAILAVPYTAVAWTLIQVWSDRYQAGTDPVLGEDPLDPKDRAAAKATPAQRLRYWRMRRQSQDLGAELGTVTAQEDREDRTDRDEPERDGTGEPAREP from the coding sequence GTGAGCACCACGCCCCACCCTCCCCGGACCACCCCGCCGAACCCGTGGTCCGACCCCCTCGGCCGGGCCGGGGCCCGCGCGGGCCAGACCCTGCTGATCGCCGCCGTCGCCGTCGGGCTCATCTGGCTGCTGCTGCGGGTGAGCGTCGTGCTGGTCGCGGTGCTCGTCGCACTCATCCTGGCCGCCGCCGTCGCTCCCCTGGTCCGGAGGCTGGTGGACCGCGGCTGGTCGCACCTGCTGGCCACGCTGACGGCGTTCCTCGGCATCCTCGTGCTGCTCGGCGCGCTGCTCACCGGGGTGGTCTTCGCGGTGCGCAGCGAGTGGGACACCCTCGTGGACTCCGCCGTGGAGGGCTGGGGCCAGCTGCAGACGTGGCTGACCTCCGGCCCGCTGCCCATCGACGAGCAGGAGCTGTCCACGGCCACCCAGCAGGTCACGGACTTCGTCACGAGCGGGAACTTCGCCCGCGGCCTGGCCAGCAACACGCTCACGGGGCTCTCGGCGGCGACCACGTTCCTCACCGGGCTCGTGCTGATGATCGTGGTGCTGTTCTTCCTGCTCAAGGACGGCTGGAAGTTCACCAACTTCACGCTGCGCTGGTTCCGGGACGGCACCCGGGCCAAGCTCGCCGAGTCGATCGACCGCTCCTCCCAGGTGCTCGGCGGGTACGTGCGCGGCACCGCCACCGTGGCGGCCGTGGACGCCGTGCTGATCGGCCTGGGCCTGTTCATCGTGGGCGTGCCGCTGGCCCTGCCACTGGCGCTCGTCGTGTTCATCGGCGCCTTCATCCCCGTGGTGGGCGCCACCGCGGCGGGCATCCTCGCCGCACTGGTGGCGCTCGTGGCCAACGGCCCGGTGGCGGCGCTGGTCGTGGTGGGCATCGTGGTGCTCGTCAACCAGGTCGAGGGCAACTTCCTGCAGCCCGTGGTCATGGGCCGCACCCTGAGCCTGCACGCGCTGGTCGTGCTGCTGGCCTTGACCGTGGGCACGATCGCCGGCGGCATCTTCGGCGCCATCCTGGCGGTGCCGTACACGGCGGTGGCGTGGACGCTGATCCAGGTGTGGAGCGACCGCTACCAGGCCGGCACGGACCCCGTGCTGGGCGAGGACCCGCTGGACCCGAAGGACCGCGCCGCGGCGAAGGCCACCCCCGCGCAGCGGCTGCGCTACTGGCGCATGCGGCGCCAGTCGCAGGACCTGGGCGCCGAGCTCGGGACCGTCACCGCGCAGGAGGACCGGGAGGACCGCACGGACCGGGACGAGCCGGAGCGGGACGGCACCGGGGAGCCGGCGCGCGAGCCATAG
- the galE gene encoding UDP-glucose 4-epimerase GalE gives MTWMVTGGAGYIGAHVVRALREAGTAAVVLDDLSTGHRRFVPESVPFVQADLADTDAVRAALVEHGVTGVIHVAGFKYAGVSVDRPLHAYRVNVTGTASLLQAMQDAGVERVVFSSSAATYGTPDVDLVTEATRTAPESPYGESKLIGEWLLADQARATGLRHTSLRYFNVVGSGDPALPDTSPHNLFPLVFDALVAGRTPRVYGDDYPTPDGTCVRDYVHVADLALAHVAAARRLEAGEPVEPVYNLGSGRGTSVRQIMDTMAAVTGIAFTPEVHERRPGDPARIVADGRLAARDLDWRMRHSLEDMVASAWAARRAGEPAPTR, from the coding sequence ATGACGTGGATGGTGACCGGCGGGGCCGGGTACATCGGGGCCCACGTGGTCCGGGCGCTGCGGGAGGCGGGGACGGCGGCGGTGGTCCTGGACGACCTGTCCACCGGCCACCGGCGGTTCGTGCCGGAATCGGTGCCGTTCGTGCAGGCCGACCTGGCGGACACGGACGCGGTCCGCGCGGCGCTGGTGGAGCACGGCGTCACCGGGGTCATCCACGTGGCCGGGTTCAAGTACGCCGGGGTCTCGGTGGACCGGCCCCTGCACGCCTACCGGGTCAACGTCACCGGCACCGCGAGCCTGCTCCAGGCGATGCAGGACGCCGGGGTGGAGCGCGTGGTGTTCTCCTCCTCCGCGGCCACCTACGGCACCCCGGACGTGGACCTCGTCACGGAGGCCACCCGCACCGCGCCGGAGTCCCCCTACGGGGAGTCCAAGCTCATCGGCGAGTGGCTGCTCGCCGACCAGGCCCGCGCCACCGGCCTGCGCCACACCTCGCTGCGCTACTTCAACGTGGTGGGCTCCGGGGACCCGGCCCTGCCGGACACCTCCCCGCACAACCTCTTCCCCCTGGTCTTCGACGCCCTCGTGGCCGGACGCACCCCGCGAGTGTACGGCGACGACTACCCGACGCCGGACGGCACCTGCGTGCGCGACTACGTGCACGTGGCCGACCTGGCCCTGGCCCACGTGGCCGCCGCCCGCCGCCTCGAGGCCGGCGAGCCCGTGGAGCCGGTCTACAACCTCGGCTCCGGCCGGGGCACCTCCGTGCGGCAGATCATGGACACCATGGCCGCCGTCACCGGGATCGCCTTCACCCCCGAGGTCCACGAGCGCCGCCCGGGCGACCCCGCGCGGATCGTCGCCGACGGCCGGCTCGCCGCGCGCGACCTCGACTGGCGCATGCGCCACTCCCTCGAGGACATGGTCGCCTCCGCGTGGGCCGCCCGCCGCGCCGGGGAGCCCGCGCCCACACGCTGA
- a CDS encoding glutamate--cysteine ligase: MRTFGVEEELLLVETSALEPLSAGEWTAGLPAEASATGHEITMELQQEQIEVVGPPQATLAGQLEAILAGRALADRAARRAGGRVVALATPPGGMIPHLVPKARYQRIGHEFGVTAREHLTNGLHVHVAVADPEEAITALDRIRVWLPTLLALSANSPFWQGADTSYASYRHRLMSRWPVSGPTEVFGSAAAYARHRRQLLDSGIPLDAGMFYYDARPSEHQPTLEVRVPDVPLDPTEAAVIAALVRALVETALRQARTPPPDVPASLLRAWSWLASRSGVEDRLIDPATGMPAPSGDVVSRLLDTLRPVLAEHGEEGPVETVVAGILREGPGARVQRLAYGVRCEVRDVVAAALEATHRVRGVPGLAPAASRPAGAGEHPPGPPPSGS; this comes from the coding sequence GTGCGGACGTTCGGCGTGGAGGAGGAGCTGCTGCTGGTCGAGACCTCTGCCCTCGAGCCGCTGTCCGCGGGGGAGTGGACGGCCGGGCTGCCGGCCGAGGCGTCGGCGACCGGGCACGAGATCACCATGGAGCTCCAACAGGAGCAGATCGAGGTGGTCGGCCCGCCGCAGGCCACGCTGGCCGGCCAGCTCGAGGCGATCCTCGCCGGCCGGGCGCTCGCCGACCGCGCCGCCCGGCGGGCCGGGGGACGGGTGGTGGCGCTGGCCACGCCGCCGGGCGGGATGATTCCCCACCTGGTCCCGAAGGCGCGCTACCAGCGGATCGGGCACGAGTTCGGCGTGACCGCCCGCGAGCACCTCACCAACGGGCTCCACGTCCACGTGGCCGTGGCGGACCCCGAGGAGGCCATCACCGCCCTGGACCGGATCCGCGTGTGGCTGCCCACGCTGCTGGCCCTCAGCGCCAACTCCCCGTTCTGGCAGGGGGCGGACACCTCCTATGCCTCCTACCGGCACCGGCTGATGTCCCGCTGGCCGGTCAGCGGGCCCACCGAGGTGTTCGGCTCCGCGGCCGCCTACGCGCGGCACCGCCGGCAGCTGCTGGACAGCGGCATCCCGCTCGACGCCGGCATGTTCTACTACGACGCCCGTCCCAGCGAGCACCAGCCCACCCTCGAGGTGCGCGTGCCGGACGTGCCCCTGGACCCCACCGAGGCCGCCGTGATCGCCGCGCTCGTCCGGGCCCTCGTGGAGACGGCGCTGCGGCAGGCCCGGACCCCGCCGCCGGACGTGCCCGCCTCGCTGCTGCGCGCGTGGTCCTGGCTGGCGAGCCGCTCCGGGGTGGAGGACCGGCTCATCGACCCGGCCACGGGCATGCCCGCGCCCTCCGGCGACGTGGTCAGCCGGCTGCTGGACACCCTTCGCCCGGTGCTGGCGGAGCACGGGGAGGAGGGACCCGTGGAGACGGTGGTCGCCGGGATCCTCCGCGAGGGCCCCGGCGCGCGCGTGCAGCGGCTCGCCTACGGGGTGCGGTGCGAGGTCCGGGACGTGGTGGCCGCGGCGCTGGAGGCCACGCACCGGGTGCGCGGGGTGCCGGGGCTGGCGCCGGCGGCCTCCCGGCCGGCCGGCGCCGGGGAGCACCCGCCGGGCCCGCCGCCGTCGGGGTCCTGA
- a CDS encoding rhodanese-like domain-containing protein — MEAPGPGSMELLHRARRDLDRLSPAAAHAEQRRGAVLVDVRTEAQRAEAPGIPGALVIDLTVLPWRLDPGFGHRIPEATSWDTRYVLFCRHGYSSSLAAWTLRQMGLHRATDIVGGFEAWSGQGLPVGPGPHDVRR, encoded by the coding sequence ATGGAGGCACCCGGTCCCGGCTCGATGGAACTGCTCCACCGGGCCCGGCGGGACCTGGACCGCCTGTCCCCCGCGGCGGCGCACGCCGAGCAGCGGCGCGGCGCCGTGCTCGTGGACGTGCGGACCGAGGCCCAGCGCGCGGAGGCCCCGGGCATCCCGGGCGCGCTGGTGATCGACCTGACGGTACTGCCGTGGCGGCTGGACCCCGGCTTCGGCCACCGGATCCCCGAGGCCACGAGCTGGGACACCCGGTACGTGCTGTTCTGCCGGCACGGCTACTCGTCCTCGCTGGCCGCGTGGACGCTGCGCCAGATGGGGCTGCACCGGGCCACGGACATCGTGGGCGGCTTCGAGGCCTGGAGCGGGCAGGGCCTGCCGGTGGGCCCCGGCCCGCACGACGTCCGGCGCTGA
- a CDS encoding serine hydrolase — protein sequence MTPTTPVGALRTAVDLNELAVILDESARANTFSGAISIDEDGQAVMCRGYGWAERVLRVPNTAQTRFAVGSVSKAFTALAVMSLIEDGTLSLASRVRPMLGRDLPDVHADVTLEHLLAHTSGIGDYRDEVPGADATDYVLTEPTHTLAETAGFLPLLDGRAQVDPPGTRFAVNHAAYLVLALAAERASGTPFHDLVADRVLAPAGLAGTGYPRLDELPAGTATGYLRNDSVRTNVLHLPVRGNGDGGAHTTVGDLSRFWRALADGRIVSAAAVERMVRPRHADVERGLHSGLGFWLDADGPGWILEGAGPGVSVRTRFDPVTRTTVTVVGNSSDAAWPVIRRYVDWLDRG from the coding sequence GTGACACCTACGACCCCGGTGGGGGCCCTGAGAACCGCCGTTGACCTGAACGAACTCGCCGTCATCCTGGACGAGTCCGCGCGCGCCAACACCTTCTCCGGCGCCATCTCCATCGACGAGGACGGCCAGGCCGTGATGTGCCGCGGCTACGGCTGGGCCGAGCGGGTCCTGCGGGTGCCCAACACGGCGCAGACGCGGTTCGCCGTGGGGAGCGTGTCCAAGGCGTTCACGGCCCTGGCGGTCATGTCCCTCATCGAGGACGGCACGCTGTCCCTGGCGTCCCGCGTGCGGCCCATGCTCGGGCGGGACCTGCCGGACGTGCACGCGGACGTCACCCTCGAGCACCTGCTCGCGCACACCTCGGGCATCGGGGACTACCGGGACGAGGTCCCCGGCGCGGACGCCACGGACTACGTGCTCACCGAGCCCACGCACACCCTCGCCGAGACCGCGGGCTTCCTGCCCCTGTTGGACGGCCGGGCGCAGGTGGACCCGCCGGGGACCCGCTTCGCGGTCAACCACGCCGCGTACCTCGTGCTCGCCCTCGCCGCCGAGCGGGCCAGCGGCACCCCCTTCCACGACCTCGTCGCCGACCGCGTCCTCGCCCCCGCCGGCCTGGCCGGCACCGGCTACCCGCGGCTGGACGAGCTGCCGGCCGGCACCGCCACCGGCTACCTGCGCAACGACTCGGTGCGCACCAACGTCCTGCACCTGCCCGTGCGCGGCAACGGCGACGGCGGCGCCCACACCACGGTGGGCGACCTCAGCCGGTTCTGGCGGGCCCTCGCCGACGGCCGGATCGTCTCGGCCGCGGCGGTCGAGCGGATGGTCCGCCCCCGCCACGCGGACGTGGAGCGCGGGCTGCACTCGGGGCTGGGCTTCTGGCTCGACGCCGACGGCCCCGGCTGGATCCTCGAGGGCGCCGGGCCGGGGGTGTCCGTGCGCACCCGCTTCGATCCGGTCACCCGCACCACCGTGACCGTGGTGGGCAACAGCTCGGACGCGGCCTGGCCGGTGATCCGGCGCTACGTGGACTGGCTGGACCGCGGATAG
- a CDS encoding RimK family alpha-L-glutamate ligase — translation MTGFALVLGLPHEPPVAAVLGQLARLGVPHRFLDQRELAVADVSTWWEGGHAGGLVRVDPPVPLDRVTGVYTRLTSWTELPVVRESAESLAKAMSVHHALEAWLESTEARVVNRTSANDSNNSKPYQALIIREHFEVPATLVTNDPEQVHAFREEHGRIIFKSISGERSIVTEFTEVDTARLPLLENCPVQFQELVPGVDVRVHVVGPRVFATAVDSEATDYRYGPGADMHAVVLPEQVEDECRALTRRLGLEMSGIDLRFTEDGRVVCFEVNPSPAYSAYEEVTGQPMAEALARHLGGHHSVG, via the coding sequence ATGACCGGGTTCGCGCTCGTCCTCGGGCTGCCCCACGAGCCACCGGTCGCCGCCGTCCTGGGACAGCTGGCCCGGCTGGGAGTGCCCCACCGCTTCCTGGACCAGCGGGAACTGGCCGTGGCAGACGTCTCGACCTGGTGGGAAGGCGGCCACGCCGGGGGCCTCGTACGGGTCGATCCCCCGGTCCCGCTGGACCGGGTCACCGGTGTCTACACCCGGCTGACGTCGTGGACGGAACTGCCCGTCGTCCGGGAGTCCGCCGAGTCCCTCGCGAAGGCCATGTCCGTGCACCACGCGCTCGAGGCGTGGCTGGAGTCCACGGAGGCGCGCGTGGTCAACCGGACCAGTGCCAATGACTCCAACAACTCGAAGCCCTACCAGGCCCTCATCATCCGCGAGCACTTCGAGGTCCCCGCCACCCTGGTCACCAATGATCCCGAGCAGGTCCATGCGTTCCGGGAGGAGCACGGCCGCATCATCTTCAAGTCGATCAGCGGCGAGCGCTCGATCGTCACGGAGTTCACGGAGGTCGACACCGCACGGCTGCCCTTGCTGGAGAACTGCCCCGTCCAGTTCCAGGAACTGGTGCCGGGGGTCGACGTCCGGGTCCACGTGGTGGGTCCCCGCGTGTTCGCCACCGCGGTGGACAGCGAGGCCACGGACTACCGATACGGCCCCGGCGCGGACATGCACGCCGTCGTGTTGCCGGAGCAGGTCGAGGACGAGTGCAGGGCGCTGACCCGGCGGCTGGGACTGGAGATGTCCGGCATCGACCTGCGCTTCACGGAGGATGGCCGGGTCGTCTGCTTCGAGGTCAACCCGAGCCCCGCCTACAGCGCCTACGAGGAGGTCACGGGCCAACCCATGGCCGAGGCCCTGGCGCGTCACCTGGGCGGCCACCACTCCGTCGGGTGA
- a CDS encoding tyrosinase family protein, producing the protein MGCRKNLSRLTIAERVAFTNAVNQLRSNGGYDDYVEQHRGAMGHGHGGPAFFPWHREFLRRFEDDLQAIDPSVSIPYWDWTQANVNPAGTESLVWRDDFMGGPGAAGTGAVTTGPFASWGLVRNRFDVFGFPGTGGTIGTSMSSPDYTTFRSVEGPHGAAHVWVGGFMGNPLIAPRDPVFWLLHANVDRLWSEWITRHAATAGFQPFLPLSGGPLGHNLTDSMWPWNGSTTPFGVLPWTVVPESIRPADLVDHRALDYFYDTVDPECRPVVKVRFKELKDRLPKELKERLPKELKERLPKESKERLPKELAPKEVGPKESKEIREIPGDPFIRPELRPDLSGAALQFEPDPGVAPNPDVAALGQALSMRREDLHRHG; encoded by the coding sequence ATGGGATGCCGTAAGAACCTGTCACGGCTGACGATCGCGGAGCGCGTGGCGTTCACCAACGCCGTGAACCAGCTGCGGTCCAATGGCGGCTACGACGACTACGTGGAGCAACACCGGGGGGCGATGGGCCACGGTCATGGCGGCCCGGCGTTCTTCCCGTGGCACCGCGAGTTCCTCCGGCGGTTCGAGGACGACCTCCAGGCGATCGACCCCAGCGTGAGCATCCCCTATTGGGACTGGACGCAGGCCAACGTCAATCCAGCCGGCACGGAGAGCCTGGTCTGGCGGGACGACTTCATGGGCGGTCCCGGCGCGGCGGGCACGGGCGCGGTCACCACGGGGCCCTTCGCCTCCTGGGGCCTGGTCCGGAACCGGTTCGACGTCTTCGGCTTCCCGGGGACGGGCGGCACGATCGGCACCAGCATGTCGAGCCCGGACTACACCACGTTCCGATCCGTGGAGGGGCCTCACGGCGCCGCCCATGTGTGGGTGGGCGGCTTCATGGGCAATCCGTTGATCGCACCCCGGGACCCGGTCTTCTGGTTGCTCCACGCCAATGTGGACCGACTGTGGTCCGAGTGGATCACCCGGCATGCGGCCACGGCGGGGTTCCAGCCCTTCCTGCCCCTCAGTGGGGGACCGCTGGGGCACAACCTCACGGACTCGATGTGGCCGTGGAACGGCTCCACGACGCCGTTCGGTGTCCTTCCGTGGACCGTGGTCCCCGAGTCGATCCGCCCGGCCGACCTGGTCGACCACCGGGCGCTGGACTACTTCTACGACACGGTCGACCCGGAGTGCCGTCCCGTCGTGAAGGTCCGGTTCAAGGAGCTCAAGGACCGGCTCCCGAAGGAACTCAAGGAGCGGCTGCCCAAGGAGCTCAAGGAGCGCCTTCCGAAGGAGTCGAAGGAACGCCTCCCCAAGGAACTCGCGCCCAAGGAAGTGGGTCCCAAGGAGTCGAAGGAGATCCGCGAGATCCCCGGCGACCCCTTCATCCGGCCGGAGTTGCGCCCGGACCTGTCCGGCGCGGCGCTGCAGTTCGAGCCGGATCCGGGGGTGGCTCCGAACCCGGACGTGGCCGCCTTGGGGCAGGCCTTGTCGATGCGGCGCGAAGACCTGCACCGGCACGGTTGA
- the tsaB gene encoding tRNA (adenosine(37)-N6)-threonylcarbamoyltransferase complex dimerization subunit type 1 TsaB, protein MTPDPRPLLAIDASAAAGAAVVLSGEVLARFASTETNTHAEVLAPAVRQVMAEAGVAAGDLGGVVAGVGPGPFTGLRAGLVTARSLAFAWGLEVHGVMSLDAIAHAAAEDAWRRGVDEFVVATDARRREVYWAHYSHVGGQFQRLHGPFVTAPADVTPLPAYGAGAGMYADVLSAVPEFRTTVPDAGALGLVGELGLRRGRGLLPVQPLYLRESDAKVPGPRKRAGTGRR, encoded by the coding sequence GTGACTCCCGACCCCCGCCCCCTGCTCGCGATCGATGCCTCCGCGGCCGCCGGCGCCGCCGTCGTGCTCTCCGGGGAGGTCCTCGCGCGCTTCGCCTCCACCGAGACCAACACGCACGCGGAGGTGCTCGCCCCCGCCGTGCGCCAGGTGATGGCCGAGGCCGGCGTGGCGGCGGGCGACCTCGGCGGGGTGGTCGCCGGGGTGGGGCCCGGCCCGTTCACCGGGCTGCGCGCCGGGCTGGTCACCGCCCGCTCGCTCGCCTTCGCCTGGGGGCTGGAGGTGCACGGCGTGATGAGCCTGGACGCGATCGCGCACGCCGCCGCCGAGGACGCGTGGCGCCGCGGCGTGGACGAGTTCGTGGTGGCCACCGACGCCCGCCGCCGCGAGGTGTACTGGGCGCACTACTCCCACGTGGGTGGCCAGTTCCAGCGCCTGCACGGCCCCTTCGTCACCGCCCCGGCGGACGTCACCCCGCTGCCCGCCTACGGCGCGGGCGCCGGGATGTACGCGGACGTGCTCTCCGCCGTCCCGGAGTTCCGCACCACGGTGCCCGACGCCGGCGCCCTCGGCCTCGTGGGCGAGCTCGGCCTGCGCCGGGGCCGGGGCCTGCTGCCCGTGCAGCCGCTGTACCTGCGCGAGTCCGACGCCAAGGTGCCCGGCCCGCGCAAGCGGGCGGGGACCGGCCGGCGCTGA